Proteins from one Microcoleus sp. bin38.metabat.b11b12b14.051 genomic window:
- the cdaA gene encoding diadenylate cyclase CdaA, protein MNNQQSGYDFGLIQSLLIQAIDIGLVFALAYLVLVIVGERRTLWMVRGFIILMLAAAVSNWAGLRLLHVALNSLVTGSAVAMAVILQSEFRRFLEQLGRGEIIQLFGRDRRPTPEPDSVIDEIVDAVKELSQNRTGALLIVETDSPIDDRDFSVPGVKLNAEVSKELLQTIFQPQTLLHDGAVLIRASRIVSAGVILPLSDRSASRQLGTRHRAAMGITERVQACVCVVVSEETGSISLAQMGTLNRPLTSSKLKELLEAKLFPSDGERVVTPIPIGSLGRQIGLKGVTLLKRILRR, encoded by the coding sequence ATGAACAATCAACAATCTGGCTATGACTTTGGCCTCATTCAGTCCTTATTGATTCAGGCGATCGATATTGGACTGGTATTTGCCCTTGCGTATTTGGTGCTCGTCATTGTCGGGGAGCGCCGGACGCTTTGGATGGTACGGGGATTTATTATTTTGATGCTGGCGGCGGCGGTGAGTAACTGGGCTGGATTGAGGCTGTTGCACGTGGCGCTCAACAGCTTGGTAACGGGTTCTGCTGTGGCAATGGCGGTAATATTACAGTCGGAGTTTCGCCGATTTCTGGAACAATTGGGTCGGGGGGAAATTATACAACTGTTTGGACGCGATCGCCGACCAACTCCAGAACCAGACAGCGTAATAGATGAAATTGTGGACGCAGTAAAAGAACTTTCGCAAAACCGCACGGGCGCTTTATTAATTGTAGAAACAGATTCTCCGATCGACGATCGGGATTTTTCAGTTCCGGGAGTGAAGCTAAATGCGGAAGTCTCTAAGGAATTGTTGCAAACTATCTTTCAGCCGCAAACTTTGCTGCACGATGGGGCTGTTTTGATTCGGGCTTCGCGGATCGTGTCGGCTGGGGTAATTTTGCCTTTGTCGGATCGCAGCGCCTCGCGGCAGTTGGGAACCCGCCACCGGGCAGCGATGGGGATTACGGAACGGGTGCAAGCTTGCGTGTGCGTCGTGGTGTCGGAGGAAACGGGTTCGATTTCTCTGGCGCAGATGGGAACTTTAAATCGACCTTTGACTAGCAGCAAACTTAAGGAATTGCTGGAAGCAAAGCTGTTTCCGTCGGATGGAGAAAGAGTGGTGACTCCAATTCCCATCGGCAGTCTCGGACGGCAGATAGGATTGAAGGGAGTGACACTGTTAAAACGGATACTGCGCCGTTAG
- a CDS encoding isoprenyl transferase, whose translation MSQGICLEKLPADLKLELLPKHIAVIMDGNGRWAKNKGLPRIAGHRRGASALKELLRCCKDWGIPALTAYAFSTENWGRPAGEVDFLMSLFEGKLRQELREMVDEDVQIQFMGDLLALPKSLQAEIERSVTATQHNQGILFRVATNYGGRQEIVQACRAIATQVQEGKLQPEEIDEVLFKRYLYTADVCDPDLLIRTSGEMRLSNFLLWQMAYSEIYITETLWPDFDRSEFHRALSDYQQRSRRFGKV comes from the coding sequence ATGAGTCAAGGAATTTGCTTGGAAAAGTTGCCTGCTGATCTAAAACTAGAATTACTGCCTAAGCACATAGCAGTGATTATGGACGGGAACGGGCGCTGGGCTAAGAATAAGGGGTTGCCGCGGATTGCGGGACACCGCCGAGGGGCTAGCGCTCTCAAAGAACTGCTGCGCTGCTGCAAAGATTGGGGGATTCCAGCTTTAACGGCCTATGCTTTTTCGACGGAGAATTGGGGGCGGCCGGCTGGGGAGGTGGACTTTTTGATGAGTTTGTTTGAGGGCAAGCTGCGGCAAGAATTGCGGGAGATGGTGGACGAGGACGTGCAAATTCAATTTATGGGGGATTTGCTGGCTTTGCCGAAGTCTTTGCAGGCGGAAATCGAGCGTTCTGTTACCGCAACTCAGCACAATCAGGGGATTCTGTTTCGGGTGGCGACGAATTACGGTGGCCGCCAGGAGATTGTACAAGCTTGTCGGGCGATCGCCACTCAAGTACAAGAGGGCAAGTTGCAGCCAGAGGAGATTGATGAGGTTTTATTTAAACGCTATTTGTATACTGCTGATGTTTGCGATCCGGATTTGCTGATTCGGACGAGCGGGGAAATGCGGCTGAGCAATTTTCTGCTGTGGCAAATGGCTTATTCGGAAATTTACATTACTGAGACGCTGTGGCCGGATTTCGATCGATCGGAATTTCACCGCGCTTTGTCTGATTATCAGCAGCGCAGCCGCCGATTTGGCAAAGTCTAA
- a CDS encoding DUF3143 domain-containing protein: protein MTLPSADTPLYSHPLPEIEQWLKSRGCQQDRRELHCWQIDRPTWKAELSLDIDQLTVRYIDAGADGQDIQRAFKYSLSRHDIEDAVFSGP, encoded by the coding sequence ATGACTCTTCCTTCCGCTGACACTCCTTTGTATAGCCATCCACTGCCAGAAATCGAGCAGTGGCTAAAAAGCCGCGGCTGCCAGCAAGATCGGCGAGAACTCCACTGCTGGCAGATCGATCGACCTACCTGGAAAGCAGAACTCTCCCTCGATATCGACCAACTCACTGTCCGCTATATTGACGCCGGAGCCGACGGCCAAGACATTCAGCGAGCCTTCAAATACTCCCTCTCGCGTCACGACATTGAAGATGCCGTTTTCTCAGGCCCCTAA
- a CDS encoding J domain-containing protein: protein MAGNEATAKNKSQKTPGKTPLGSSHYGLLGLHPSASAIEIRRSYRELSKLYHPDTTDLPPAVATAKFQQLNNAYATLSNPERRLAYDLKIGYSRLNVIQSPPGFNTPVSGSSKKTSNSAYLDPTDRPLSPGEIFALFIMGATLVGCLVLAIAIGLIRGN, encoded by the coding sequence GTGGCAGGAAACGAGGCAACTGCGAAAAACAAAAGTCAGAAAACACCAGGAAAAACCCCCTTGGGTTCCAGTCATTACGGCTTGTTAGGGCTGCATCCTTCAGCCTCCGCGATCGAAATTCGGCGATCGTACCGGGAACTGAGCAAACTCTACCATCCCGATACTACCGACTTGCCACCCGCAGTCGCCACCGCCAAATTTCAACAGCTCAATAACGCCTACGCTACCCTCAGCAACCCAGAACGCCGCCTCGCCTACGATCTCAAAATAGGTTATTCTCGCCTGAACGTGATTCAGTCGCCCCCGGGCTTCAACACTCCGGTTTCGGGATCGAGTAAAAAAACTTCTAACTCGGCTTACCTAGATCCCACGGATCGCCCTCTGTCCCCCGGCGAAATATTCGCTCTATTTATCATGGGGGCTACTTTAGTCGGATGCTTGGTACTGGCGATCGCGATCGGCTTAATTCGCGGCAATTAA
- a CDS encoding Rpn family recombination-promoting nuclease/putative transposase, translated as MTFINPKTDYAFKKIFGSSESKDILISFLNALVYEGNATIEDLEIINPNLPPKVEGLKDTYLDVKAQLSDGTLVIIEMQVLNVQSFGKRVFYNTAKTYAFQLQAGEGYRMLKPVIALTITDFEMFPSNRNLISRFVYKEVKTNLVYPDNEIDLIFVELPKFTKEEQELETLADKWIYFMKNARSLTSVPETMDIIPEIHKAFDIANQARLSPEEITNMEKIEQFIYDQQGAMLKATLEAREEGKEEGREEGMREKARSIARQLLSRLDDETISQTTGLSLEDIRNLRSPDS; from the coding sequence ATGACATTTATTAATCCAAAAACCGATTACGCCTTCAAAAAAATATTCGGCTCATCAGAAAGCAAAGATATTTTAATCAGCTTTCTGAATGCGCTAGTTTACGAAGGAAATGCCACCATTGAAGACTTAGAAATAATCAACCCAAATCTGCCTCCAAAAGTTGAAGGATTAAAAGATACATATCTCGATGTCAAAGCCCAACTCAGCGATGGCACATTAGTAATTATTGAAATGCAAGTGCTCAACGTGCAGTCTTTCGGGAAGCGAGTTTTTTACAATACAGCCAAAACCTACGCATTTCAACTACAAGCAGGAGAAGGCTATCGAATGCTCAAACCAGTGATTGCTTTGACAATCACGGATTTTGAAATGTTTCCGAGCAACCGGAATTTAATTTCGAGATTTGTGTATAAAGAAGTGAAAACAAACTTAGTTTATCCAGACAATGAGATAGATTTAATATTTGTAGAATTGCCAAAGTTTACCAAAGAAGAGCAGGAACTAGAAACGCTAGCCGATAAATGGATTTATTTCATGAAAAATGCCAGAAGTCTGACATCAGTGCCAGAAACAATGGACATTATACCGGAAATACATAAAGCATTTGACATTGCGAATCAAGCGAGATTAAGCCCGGAAGAAATAACAAATATGGAAAAAATAGAACAGTTTATTTATGACCAACAGGGGGCGATGCTCAAAGCTACTCTGGAAGCGCGAGAGGAAGGAAAAGAAGAAGGACGAGAAGAAGGGATGCGAGAAAAGGCGAGATCGATCGCCCGACAGCTACTTTCACGCCTCGATGATGAAACCATCAGCCAAACCACAGGGCTGAGTCTTGAAGATATACGGAATTTACGATCGCCCGATTCATAG
- a CDS encoding Rpn family recombination-promoting nuclease/putative transposase, whose translation MTFINPKTDYAFKKIFGSSESKDILISFLNALVYEGNATIEDLEIINPNLPPKVEGLKDTYLDVKAQLSDGTLVIIEMQVLNVQSFGKRVFYNTAKTYAFQLQAGEGYRMLKPVIALTITDFEMFPSNRNLISRFVYKEVKTNLVYPDNEIDLIFVELPKFTKEEQELETLADKWIYFIKNARSLTSVPETMDIIPEIHKAFDIANQAKLSPEEITNMEKIEQFIYDQQGAMLKATLEAREEGKEEGKLEGREQGKREEKLAIARQLLSRLDDATISQTTGLSVEDVRNLRGGDS comes from the coding sequence ATGACATTTATCAACCCAAAAACCGATTATGCCTTCAAAAAAATATTCGGCTCATCAGAAAGCAAAGATATTTTAATCAGCTTTCTGAATGCGCTAGTTTACGAAGGAAATGCCACCATTGAAGACTTAGAAATAATCAACCCAAATCTGCCTCCAAAAGTTGAAGGATTAAAAGATACATATCTCGATGTCAAAGCCCAACTCAGCGATGGCACATTAGTAATTATTGAAATGCAAGTGCTCAACGTGCAGTCTTTCGGGAAGCGGGTTTTTTACAATACAGCCAAAACCTACGCATTTCAATTACAAGCAGGAGAAGGCTATCGAATGCTCAAACCAGTGATTGCTTTGACAATCACTGATTTTGAAATGTTTCCGAGCAACCGGAATCTAATTTCGAGATTTGTGTATAAAGAAGTGAAAACAAACTTAGTTTATCCAGACAATGAGATAGATTTAATATTTGTAGAATTGCCGAAATTTACCAAAGAAGAGCAGGAACTAGAAACGCTAGCCGATAAATGGATTTATTTCATAAAAAATGCCAGAAGTCTGACATCAGTACCAGAAACAATGGACATTATACCAGAAATCCATAAAGCCTTTGATATTGCAAATCAAGCGAAATTAAGCCCGGAAGAAATCACAAATATGGAAAAAATAGAACAGTTTATTTATGACCAACAGGGGGCGATGCTCAAAGCGACTCTGGAAGCACGAGAGGAAGGAAAAGAAGAAGGAAAGTTAGAAGGACGAGAACAAGGAAAGCGAGAAGAAAAGCTGGCGATCGCCCGACAGCTACTTTCACGCCTCGATGATGCAACCATCAGCCAAACCACAGGGCTGAGTGTTGAGGATGTGCGAAATTTGCGAGGGGGCGATTCCTAA
- a CDS encoding chloride channel protein, with product MKATHPVDLLPPPGPTAETPQASRLSPLFNSLHPSPETLLLILSLVIGGVTGAGVVTFHYLIHVIHSLMLEDFMGAIASKGSWTLACIPTIGGVIIGLMRWWFRDFGPNMSSLIAATRGLQELSPLKPITRMVAASVSLGTGASLGPEAPSVEIGANFGMLLAQVLQLSPERQRLLLGAGAAAGLSAGFNSPIAGVFFALEVVLGSTFATSSVSVVLLSAVVSALIAQICLGAQPAFALPIYDVRSPLELPLYMGLGLLASCVSLAYTEAIQLADRCFQGKTQGFAWLGRLPRPVHPIIGGAIVGLVALQLPQILGVGYETVQAMLQDVKFSLSLLLLLLFVKLAVTAISLGSGLVGGIFAPAMFLGASLGSAYGIFLEMIPALSDRVAGPPAYAMVGMAAVLAGSARAPLTAILLMFELTRDYRIVLPLMAAVGLSVWLVEFVNRRSTAHSLNLQQMGVDVAVNTPIKAREQLQDWEDALGERIVTELISCELPTEDEHTMEEPALVMANAHLSEDVKPLSETK from the coding sequence ATGAAAGCCACCCATCCTGTGGATCTCCTGCCACCGCCCGGGCCAACCGCAGAAACTCCCCAAGCATCCCGCCTTAGCCCGCTGTTCAACAGCCTCCACCCGAGTCCAGAAACCCTGCTACTCATCCTCTCCCTAGTCATCGGGGGAGTTACGGGCGCAGGCGTAGTCACCTTTCACTACCTGATCCACGTGATCCACAGCCTGATGCTGGAAGACTTCATGGGGGCGATCGCCTCGAAAGGCTCTTGGACACTAGCGTGTATTCCCACCATCGGCGGAGTCATCATCGGGCTGATGCGCTGGTGGTTTCGCGATTTTGGCCCGAATATGTCATCGTTAATTGCCGCGACGCGGGGGCTGCAAGAACTCTCCCCGCTCAAACCCATCACCAGAATGGTGGCCGCCTCAGTATCCCTCGGCACCGGTGCATCCCTCGGCCCAGAAGCCCCCAGCGTCGAAATCGGTGCCAACTTCGGAATGCTGCTAGCTCAAGTCTTGCAGCTTTCCCCAGAAAGGCAGCGCTTGCTCCTCGGCGCCGGAGCAGCAGCAGGCTTATCTGCCGGATTTAACTCTCCCATCGCCGGAGTCTTTTTTGCCTTAGAAGTCGTGCTCGGCAGCACTTTCGCCACTTCGTCTGTGAGTGTTGTCTTGCTATCTGCCGTAGTTTCGGCGCTGATCGCTCAAATTTGTTTGGGAGCTCAGCCGGCCTTTGCTTTGCCGATCTACGATGTCCGCAGTCCTCTAGAACTGCCTCTATACATGGGATTGGGACTTTTGGCAAGCTGTGTGTCTCTCGCCTACACAGAAGCAATTCAATTGGCCGATCGCTGTTTTCAAGGAAAAACCCAAGGATTTGCTTGGCTGGGACGACTGCCCCGGCCCGTTCACCCAATCATCGGCGGTGCGATCGTCGGCTTAGTCGCCCTGCAATTGCCTCAAATTTTGGGTGTGGGCTACGAAACAGTCCAAGCCATGCTGCAAGATGTGAAATTTTCCTTGTCTTTGCTGCTGCTGCTGTTGTTCGTCAAACTAGCGGTGACAGCAATCAGCCTGGGTAGCGGTTTAGTTGGTGGTATCTTCGCTCCGGCGATGTTTTTGGGAGCTTCTCTGGGTTCGGCTTACGGCATCTTTTTGGAAATGATCCCCGCCCTGAGCGATCGAGTCGCAGGCCCTCCCGCCTACGCCATGGTGGGGATGGCCGCCGTCCTCGCAGGTAGCGCCAGAGCACCGCTGACAGCCATTCTGTTGATGTTTGAATTAACCCGAGATTACCGGATTGTCTTGCCTTTGATGGCCGCAGTCGGACTGAGCGTATGGCTGGTAGAGTTTGTGAATCGTCGATCGACAGCCCACAGCCTCAACCTCCAGCAAATGGGCGTAGACGTAGCTGTCAATACACCAATCAAAGCCCGAGAACAGTTGCAGGATTGGGAAGACGCTCTCGGAGAAAGAATTGTCACAGAGCTGATTTCTTGCGAACTTCCCACCGAAGACGAACACACTATGGAGGAGCCAGCGTTGGTAATGGCTAATGCACATTTGTCCGAAGATGTCAAGCCTTTGTCGGAAACAAAATAA
- a CDS encoding pentapeptide repeat-containing protein has protein sequence MTQRNIVSAIGMVTVCAIGLATTGLIIFAANGSSVKHQVRQLLVTRQCRECNLSGANLSAVFLEGVNLENANLKNANLWSANLVNANLKQANLAGVYLISSNLVGANLAESNLEKAFLEDAYLGESNLKNANLTGAFMKGIFLVNADLSGANLEGANLWMANLEGANLQGANLRNALLLETNLKGANLKGAVMPDGTRHE, from the coding sequence ATGACACAGAGAAATATTGTAAGTGCGATCGGGATGGTGACTGTTTGTGCGATCGGCTTAGCAACTACAGGTTTAATAATTTTCGCAGCCAACGGTTCCTCAGTCAAGCATCAAGTCCGACAATTGCTTGTTACCAGACAATGCCGGGAGTGCAATCTTTCAGGTGCTAATTTGAGTGCAGTTTTTCTCGAAGGCGTCAATTTAGAAAATGCCAACCTGAAAAATGCCAATTTGTGGAGTGCCAATTTGGTAAATGCTAACTTGAAACAGGCAAATTTGGCTGGTGTTTACCTGATAAGTAGCAATTTGGTAGGGGCAAATTTGGCAGAAAGCAATTTAGAAAAGGCGTTTTTAGAGGATGCTTATTTGGGAGAAAGTAACTTAAAAAATGCTAACTTAACAGGTGCTTTTATGAAAGGTATTTTTTTGGTTAATGCTGACTTGTCGGGGGCGAATTTGGAGGGGGCAAATCTGTGGATGGCAAATCTGGAGGGTGCTAATTTGCAGGGTGCTAATCTGAGGAATGCTTTGCTGTTGGAGACTAATTTGAAGGGGGCGAATTTAAAGGGTGCGGTGATGCCTGATGGTACGCGGCATGAATAA
- a CDS encoding glycoside hydrolase family protein produces the protein MNLRNFTKACHFFSPPGRSGLGFDEESQEGEILINMQPSQDCLNLIKESEGLHRKLPDGTIGAYVDPVGVWTIGYGSIHHINKNRAVQKGDVITEADALRWLNVEVTEKADAVNNLCKVPLKQGMLDALVSFAFNFGSEALKKSTLLRKLNTNDYEGAAREFDRWIHGNGKVLPGLVIRRNKEEALFRREGWPGDDVEIAASDNVAALNKPYEAPELPLKITRTLKEGSAGEDCYILNCALAERGFLKLDSQPNSYTAVTKEVVTRFQGENNLKVDGLFGPKTKATLAAALAKSRKRLPEPMLERVYCRLTRTYKVNSDGLEWLSLDFISSQQNVLNSLPVVSGVSSRQIFNLPEDSDAGSLEPIPQGRYVIGDIDWAGDKNNYDVPHFHKNDGIGPVFVPLIKHFTQIDDRDAFGFHVDWNERHSPGSAGCVCPTTMEDLKELVRLLRLYDPRDLFVDWDLL, from the coding sequence GTGAATTTACGTAACTTTACAAAAGCTTGTCACTTTTTCTCACCGCCAGGGCGATCGGGTTTGGGTTTTGATGAGGAAAGTCAAGAAGGAGAAATACTTATAAATATGCAACCAAGTCAAGACTGCTTAAATCTTATCAAAGAGTCAGAAGGTCTACATCGCAAACTTCCTGATGGAACAATTGGAGCTTATGTCGATCCAGTCGGGGTATGGACGATTGGTTATGGATCAATTCATCACATTAATAAAAACAGGGCTGTACAAAAAGGTGATGTGATTACCGAAGCTGACGCTTTACGCTGGTTAAATGTGGAAGTGACAGAGAAGGCAGACGCAGTGAATAACCTGTGCAAAGTTCCTCTCAAACAAGGTATGCTTGATGCTCTGGTTTCGTTCGCGTTTAATTTCGGATCGGAAGCCTTAAAAAAATCAACACTCCTGCGTAAGCTCAACACGAACGACTACGAGGGAGCAGCCCGTGAATTCGATCGCTGGATTCATGGGAATGGGAAAGTTCTACCAGGATTAGTGATTCGTCGCAATAAAGAAGAAGCTTTATTTCGGCGGGAGGGATGGCCGGGTGATGATGTTGAAATTGCTGCGTCCGATAATGTTGCAGCTCTAAACAAACCTTATGAGGCTCCAGAACTTCCTCTGAAGATTACCCGTACCCTCAAGGAAGGATCGGCAGGCGAAGATTGCTACATCCTCAATTGTGCATTAGCAGAGCGCGGTTTTCTTAAACTTGACAGTCAGCCTAATAGCTACACTGCTGTCACTAAAGAAGTTGTTACACGGTTCCAAGGTGAAAATAATCTCAAGGTTGACGGGCTTTTCGGTCCCAAAACAAAAGCAACACTTGCTGCCGCACTCGCTAAGTCACGCAAACGTTTACCTGAGCCAATGTTAGAACGGGTTTATTGCCGTCTGACTCGCACCTATAAGGTAAATTCCGACGGGCTGGAGTGGTTGTCACTAGACTTTATCAGTTCTCAGCAGAACGTTCTTAACTCGCTTCCTGTTGTTTCAGGTGTTAGTAGCAGACAGATTTTCAATCTTCCTGAAGATAGCGATGCAGGGAGTTTAGAGCCAATTCCTCAAGGACGCTACGTCATCGGCGATATTGATTGGGCGGGTGATAAGAACAACTACGATGTTCCTCACTTTCATAAAAATGATGGGATTGGTCCAGTCTTTGTTCCTCTAATCAAACATTTCACCCAAATTGACGATCGCGATGCTTTTGGCTTTCATGTTGATTGGAACGAAAGACATTCACCAGGTAGTGCTGGATGTGTTTGCCCAACCACAATGGAGGATTTGAAAGAACTGGTCAGGCTTTTGCGTCTTTACGATCCTCGCGACCTTTTTGTAGACTGGGATCTGCTGTAG
- a CDS encoding NB-ARC domain-containing protein gives MTAQEAIALIDILLQSANKKQKLNDIQSLVFLETWEGHSYQEIADRLLYEHDYIKQVGSHLWQKLSKIIGEQVSKHNLQAVLRRYQHRSAAHNCIQDWGEAIDVSQFYNRLQELQTLETWISSNSTRAIGIFGLGGIGKSSLSVKLAQQIQSQFEFVIYRSLQQAPTLDVILSNILPILTNSSATTNNSISSLMEQLRQKRCLLIFDNLESILQAGICSGQYQPGYEDYGLLFGRIADESHHSCLILTGREQPGGFAVRSGENLPVRSLKLSGLSPPVCQQILADKGLKATLLQSRDIVNYFGGNPLAIKIAATTIQTLFGGDIQAFLLQGNTVFSDLWDLLDRQFDRLSPLQQQIMYWLALNQDAATPARLKAEILPKVAGRPLMEALEALAERSLIEDRRSLNENAPTTLMLQPAIVEYIIERLIQTAI, from the coding sequence ATGACAGCACAAGAGGCGATCGCCCTAATTGACATTTTGTTACAATCCGCAAACAAAAAGCAAAAACTCAATGACATTCAATCTCTCGTTTTTCTGGAAACTTGGGAAGGACATTCTTATCAAGAAATAGCCGATCGCTTACTTTACGAACACGACTATATCAAACAAGTCGGTTCGCATTTGTGGCAAAAGCTCTCTAAAATCATCGGTGAACAAGTTTCAAAGCACAATCTTCAAGCAGTCTTGCGCCGCTACCAGCATCGCAGCGCAGCACATAACTGCATCCAAGATTGGGGAGAAGCGATCGATGTTTCCCAATTTTACAACCGCCTACAGGAATTGCAAACTTTAGAAACTTGGATTAGTAGCAATTCTACTCGTGCGATCGGTATTTTTGGACTTGGCGGTATCGGCAAAAGTTCTCTGTCTGTCAAACTCGCTCAGCAAATTCAATCTCAATTTGAATTCGTGATTTACCGCAGTTTGCAGCAAGCACCAACCTTAGATGTTATCCTCAGCAATATTTTACCGATTTTAACTAATTCATCAGCCACAACCAATAACTCTATTTCTTCTCTGATGGAACAGTTGCGACAAAAACGCTGTTTGTTAATTTTCGACAATCTGGAGTCGATTTTGCAAGCCGGAATTTGCAGCGGACAATATCAACCAGGCTATGAAGATTACGGACTGTTATTTGGGCGTATTGCTGACGAATCTCACCACAGTTGTCTGATTTTAACGGGACGAGAACAACCGGGCGGATTTGCTGTGCGATCGGGCGAAAATTTGCCGGTGCGATCGCTCAAACTCTCCGGCCTTTCACCGCCTGTATGCCAGCAAATCCTTGCCGATAAAGGATTAAAGGCAACGCTACTACAAAGTAGAGATATTGTCAACTACTTTGGTGGCAATCCCCTGGCGATTAAAATTGCAGCCACGACTATTCAAACACTTTTTGGCGGTGATATTCAGGCATTTTTATTGCAAGGAAATACTGTGTTTAGCGATTTGTGGGATTTGCTCGATCGCCAATTCGATCGCCTGTCTCCCCTGCAACAACAAATCATGTACTGGTTAGCCCTTAATCAAGATGCAGCGACTCCTGCGAGGTTAAAAGCTGAAATTTTGCCCAAAGTTGCTGGACGGCCGCTGATGGAAGCGTTGGAGGCGCTGGCGGAGCGATCGCTCATCGAAGATCGGCGATCGCTCAATGAGAACGCGCCAACAACTTTAATGCTACAGCCTGCGATCGTCGAATATATCATAGAACGCTTGATTCAAACCGCAATCTAA
- a CDS encoding isoprenylcysteine carboxylmethyltransferase family protein gives MKLLTDWGFTREGLLNNSRGEYLVLLQGALLAGFAILPVYQIPGFKIQSTQLIYLTWILASILGLGALILIVKGLIDLGKNLTPLPYPIENGELVQTGIYSIVRHPLYSGLIFAALGWTLWQMSISHLIATAILLIFLDIKANREETWLTEKYPDYSEYRQRVKKLIPGIY, from the coding sequence ATGAAACTATTAACAGACTGGGGTTTCACCCGCGAAGGCTTGCTCAACAACAGCCGCGGCGAATATTTAGTATTGCTTCAAGGAGCATTACTCGCAGGATTTGCCATCTTACCAGTTTATCAAATACCAGGATTCAAAATTCAATCAACTCAATTAATTTATCTTACCTGGATTCTGGCAAGCATCCTCGGCTTAGGTGCACTAATTTTAATCGTCAAAGGATTGATTGACTTAGGAAAAAACCTCACACCTTTACCTTATCCCATAGAAAATGGAGAATTAGTCCAAACAGGAATTTACAGCATAGTGCGGCATCCATTATACAGCGGCTTAATCTTCGCAGCCCTCGGCTGGACACTTTGGCAAATGAGCATATCGCACTTAATAGCCACTGCAATTTTACTAATATTTTTAGACATCAAAGCCAACCGCGAAGAAACCTGGTTAACCGAAAAATATCCCGACTATTCAGAATATCGCCAGCGAGTCAAAAAACTAATTCCAGGAATTTATTAA
- a CDS encoding aldo/keto reductase, with the protein MTTITLGQNGPAVIPLCVGTWAWGDKLFWNYGSNYGAAEVEAAFNTSLDAGVNFFDTAEVYGNGLSEELLGQFIKKTSQPVQIATKFGPVPWRISGKSVSEALSASLKRLQVEQITLYQVHWPFSFLLSQETLMNALADEVKQGRIQAVGVSNYSEEQMREAHKILAARGVPLATNQVRYSLLSRQVEKEGIVRAARQLGVTILAYSPLAQGLLTGKYSAQEEPTGARKFDSRFSKVGIEKIELVMSTLRKMGRKRDRTPGQVALNWLIAQNGVIPIPGAKTAKQAEENAGALGWTLSQDEVYQLELMTRPWRE; encoded by the coding sequence GTGACAACCATTACCTTGGGACAAAATGGCCCAGCCGTCATTCCCCTGTGCGTCGGAACTTGGGCGTGGGGCGATAAACTATTTTGGAACTACGGCAGCAACTACGGCGCCGCCGAAGTAGAAGCAGCATTCAACACATCCCTAGATGCCGGAGTCAACTTTTTCGACACAGCCGAAGTCTACGGTAACGGCTTGTCAGAAGAATTGCTGGGGCAGTTTATCAAAAAAACCAGCCAACCCGTCCAAATAGCCACTAAATTCGGCCCCGTACCTTGGCGGATTTCAGGAAAATCAGTTTCCGAAGCCTTAAGTGCCAGCTTAAAACGGTTGCAAGTAGAACAAATAACCCTTTACCAAGTACACTGGCCCTTCAGTTTTTTGCTGAGTCAAGAAACGCTGATGAATGCCTTAGCAGACGAAGTAAAACAAGGCAGAATTCAAGCAGTAGGAGTCAGCAACTATTCCGAAGAACAGATGCGCGAAGCCCACAAAATATTAGCAGCCAGAGGAGTTCCCCTAGCAACAAATCAAGTTCGTTACTCATTGCTATCGCGGCAAGTAGAAAAAGAAGGAATTGTGCGTGCAGCCCGCCAATTGGGAGTCACGATTTTAGCATACAGCCCCTTAGCCCAAGGATTGCTGACAGGCAAATACAGCGCCCAAGAAGAACCGACTGGAGCCCGCAAATTTGACTCCCGCTTCAGCAAAGTGGGCATCGAAAAAATCGAATTAGTCATGTCCACCTTGCGGAAAATGGGAAGAAAGCGCGATCGCACACCCGGCCAAGTTGCCCTAAACTGGTTAATAGCCCAAAACGGAGTCATCCCAATTCCCGGCGCCAAAACCGCAAAACAAGCCGAAGAAAATGCAGGCGCCCTAGGCTGGACATTAAGCCAAGATGAAGTCTACCAACTAGAACTAATGACACGTCCTTGGCGAGAATAA